One window of Flavobacteriales bacterium genomic DNA carries:
- a CDS encoding acyl-CoA--6-aminopenicillanic acid acyl-transferase — protein MRSRVNSLIGAALLATLLSSCGVRKALHHMPDLSGYNDSIPQVQLLDSAGDVRRCGTGTLLRNDHGLWELRLQGDPLELGLYQGALEGDLYRHQENIFFDKIKDLVPKPGKQRLLIKFLGWFNRNMYKHVTNEYLAEIEGLSRYDGHTYDHVAPAYMRALYLHGAHDIGHAVQQMALVECSSFAAWGESSCDGELIIGRNFDFYAGDAFAENRVVSFIAPALGHRFMSVSWPGFIGVLSGMNDQGLTVTMNSGRSSVPLQAKTPISILALEIMQYASTIDEAVAIAKKRDVFVSESLMIGSAKDGRAVVIEKSPRKMDVFQVPGADHLVCTNHFQGEAYAKDRRNRQQIAESHSMYRFERLEELIARTPCMDPPAAAAILRERKGLKDAPLGNGNELAINQLMAHHSIIFKPESRQVWISTPPYQLGDYIAYDLDEVFNDMKATDTVKSFMIDSLAIPADPFEHTKEFADYEQFRLKRTELEKAHHSGDEMPDPDAIVPLNPGSWEAHYLAGAYHYAHREYNKAEEQLEQALKLPIPYTHKREQIGKLLHKSRKKAKH, from the coding sequence ATGCGTAGCAGGGTGAACAGCCTGATCGGAGCCGCTCTACTGGCCACACTGCTAAGTTCCTGTGGTGTGCGAAAGGCGCTGCACCACATGCCGGACCTCAGCGGCTACAACGATAGCATTCCACAAGTGCAGTTGCTGGACAGTGCCGGTGACGTCCGCCGGTGCGGCACGGGCACCTTGCTCCGGAACGACCACGGGCTGTGGGAATTACGGCTGCAAGGCGATCCGCTGGAGCTCGGCCTCTATCAAGGTGCCTTGGAAGGGGACCTGTACCGGCATCAGGAGAACATTTTTTTTGATAAGATCAAGGACCTGGTGCCGAAGCCCGGGAAACAACGCCTGCTGATCAAGTTCTTAGGCTGGTTCAACCGCAACATGTACAAGCATGTCACCAATGAATACCTCGCGGAGATCGAAGGACTTTCACGCTATGACGGGCATACGTACGACCATGTGGCACCGGCCTATATGCGTGCGCTGTACCTGCACGGCGCGCATGACATCGGCCATGCCGTGCAGCAGATGGCCTTGGTGGAATGCAGCTCGTTCGCAGCGTGGGGCGAAAGCAGCTGTGACGGCGAGCTGATCATCGGGCGCAACTTCGATTTTTATGCGGGCGATGCGTTTGCGGAGAACCGCGTCGTGTCCTTCATCGCACCCGCGCTCGGGCACCGCTTCATGTCGGTCTCCTGGCCGGGCTTCATCGGCGTGCTATCGGGCATGAACGACCAGGGGCTCACCGTCACCATGAACTCCGGAAGGTCCAGCGTACCGCTTCAGGCCAAGACGCCCATCAGCATCCTGGCCTTGGAGATCATGCAGTACGCCAGCACCATCGATGAGGCCGTCGCGATCGCGAAGAAGCGCGACGTCTTCGTTTCCGAGTCGCTGATGATCGGCAGCGCCAAGGACGGCCGGGCCGTGGTGATCGAGAAGTCGCCGCGCAAGATGGACGTGTTCCAAGTGCCTGGCGCGGATCACCTCGTCTGCACGAACCACTTCCAGGGAGAGGCTTACGCCAAGGACCGCCGCAACAGGCAGCAGATCGCAGAAAGCCACTCCATGTACCGCTTTGAGCGCTTGGAGGAACTGATCGCCCGAACCCCGTGCATGGACCCGCCGGCAGCAGCGGCCATTCTGCGGGAACGAAAAGGCTTGAAGGATGCGCCCTTGGGCAATGGGAATGAGCTCGCCATCAACCAGCTGATGGCGCATCACTCCATCATCTTCAAGCCGGAAAGCAGACAGGTATGGATCTCCACACCGCCCTATCAGCTCGGTGACTACATCGCTTATGACCTCGACGAAGTGTTCAACGACATGAAGGCGACAGACACTGTGAAGTCTTTCATGATCGACTCGCTGGCCATCCCCGCCGATCCCTTTGAGCATACCAAGGAATTCGCTGATTACGAACAGTTCAGGCTCAAGCGTACCGAATTGGAGAAGGCGCACCATTCAGGCGATGAAATGCCGGACCCGGATGCCATCGTGCCCTTGAACCCCGGATCCTGGGAAGCGCATTACCTCGCCGGTGCGTACCATTATGCCCACCGCGAATACAACAAAGCGGAGGAACAATTGGAACAAGCGCTGAAGCTGCCAATACCGTACACCCACAAGCGGGAGCAGATCGGGAAGCTCCTGCACAAGAGCCGCAAAAAAGCCAAGCATTGA
- a CDS encoding cupin-like domain-containing protein produces MDRIQLTDVPRVKTISKEAFVQDFYRPQLPVLIEKLTRDWPAREKWNLDYMRSIAGDQVVPLYNNKPATGKQSVYAPVAEMPLAEYIDILEAGPTDLRIFFYNILDRKPEMLKDFEYPDIGLKFFKRLPALFFGGGRSKVFMHYDIDLPDSMHVHFQGNKSVTLFGPDQTKYLYRVPFSIHNLESIDMDAPDFDRFPALRHARGQHAQMKHGDALYMPSGYWHYIKYLDAGFSLTLRALPRSPERAANMLYNVMVMRHFDNIMRKMQGQKWLDRKNRWAQERTDKWLREARP; encoded by the coding sequence ATGGACCGGATACAGCTCACCGATGTGCCGCGGGTGAAGACCATCAGCAAGGAGGCCTTTGTGCAAGACTTTTATCGGCCCCAACTCCCAGTGCTGATCGAGAAGCTCACCAGGGATTGGCCCGCGCGTGAAAAGTGGAACTTGGACTACATGCGCTCGATCGCGGGGGACCAAGTGGTGCCCTTGTACAACAACAAGCCGGCCACCGGAAAACAAAGCGTCTATGCGCCGGTGGCGGAGATGCCGCTGGCCGAATACATCGATATCCTGGAGGCCGGGCCCACCGATCTGCGCATATTCTTCTATAACATCCTGGACCGGAAGCCCGAGATGCTGAAGGACTTTGAATACCCGGACATCGGCCTGAAGTTCTTCAAGCGGCTGCCCGCTCTTTTCTTCGGTGGCGGCCGGTCCAAAGTGTTCATGCACTACGACATCGATCTGCCGGACAGCATGCACGTCCATTTCCAAGGCAACAAGAGCGTCACCTTGTTCGGTCCGGACCAGACCAAATACCTCTACCGGGTACCCTTCTCCATCCACAACCTGGAGAGCATCGACATGGACGCCCCGGACTTCGACCGCTTCCCGGCGCTGCGCCATGCACGGGGCCAGCACGCCCAAATGAAACATGGCGATGCGCTCTACATGCCCAGTGGCTATTGGCATTACATCAAGTACTTGGACGCCGGTTTCTCCTTGACCTTGCGGGCGCTCCCACGCAGCCCGGAACGCGCGGCCAACATGCTGTACAACGTCATGGTGATGCGCCATTTCGACAACATCATGCGCAAGATGCAAGGACAGAAGTGGCTGGACAGGAAGAACCGCTGGGCGCAGGAACGCACGGATAAATGGCTGAGGGAGGCACGGCCTTGA
- a CDS encoding NAD(P)/FAD-dependent oxidoreductase has product MRKRYDHVVVGSGMGGLATAITLAKEGHSVCVLEKNNQFGGNLQTFVRSRTIFDTGVHYLGGLAPGHNLHRYFKYLGIMDQLEVRQLAMDGFDVFSFDGDDRRYRHAQGIERFAAVLKEQFPKEEQAIDAYCSKLREFCAKFPMYELKPGAPYTDESGLLTLGAREYIDSLTEDKVLRAVLGGSNLLYAGDHDRSPFYVHALSVYSYIQSAYRVVRGGSQITKLLVRELRKHGGEILKHHEVERFEFEGDRIKGARCRNGVLVEGDNFISNLDPKRTIAMAGTERFRKSYVKRVNSIEPTIGAFCLYIVLKPRSLPYMDHNIYHFRTLDDVWKGQDYREDDWPRGFMISMGEKPVKDEWAENMTVMTYMKFEATAPWADSVNTVIDVNDRGQSYEEFKAEHTERLLNEVCKRVPALRGCIAEVYASTPLSYRDYIHCDSGGMYGYVKDVNAPLRSFISSRTKVPNLYITGQCTNMHGILGVTISAMLTCSDILGKGTILEKVLQVPESSQSA; this is encoded by the coding sequence ATGAGGAAGCGGTACGACCACGTGGTGGTGGGCAGTGGCATGGGCGGCTTGGCCACGGCGATCACCTTGGCCAAGGAGGGACATTCCGTATGCGTGCTGGAGAAGAACAATCAGTTCGGCGGAAACCTGCAGACCTTCGTGCGAAGCCGGACCATTTTTGACACCGGCGTACACTATCTCGGCGGGCTGGCACCGGGCCATAACCTGCACCGGTACTTCAAGTACTTGGGCATCATGGACCAATTGGAGGTCCGTCAGCTGGCCATGGACGGCTTCGACGTCTTCTCCTTCGATGGGGATGATCGGCGATACCGGCACGCGCAGGGCATAGAACGTTTTGCGGCGGTGCTGAAAGAGCAATTCCCCAAGGAAGAGCAGGCCATAGATGCCTACTGCTCGAAACTGCGGGAGTTTTGCGCCAAGTTCCCGATGTATGAACTCAAACCCGGCGCGCCCTATACTGACGAATCCGGGCTACTTACACTCGGCGCACGCGAATACATCGATTCGTTGACGGAGGACAAGGTCCTGCGCGCCGTGCTGGGGGGCAGCAACCTGCTTTATGCCGGGGACCATGACCGCTCCCCTTTTTACGTGCATGCTCTTTCGGTCTACTCATACATACAAAGTGCCTATCGCGTCGTGCGTGGCGGAAGTCAGATCACCAAGCTCCTCGTGCGTGAACTGCGCAAGCACGGCGGAGAGATCCTCAAGCATCACGAGGTGGAGCGGTTCGAGTTCGAAGGCGACCGGATCAAGGGCGCGCGCTGCCGCAACGGGGTCCTGGTGGAAGGGGATAACTTCATTTCCAACCTCGACCCCAAGCGCACCATTGCGATGGCCGGCACGGAGCGCTTCAGAAAGTCCTACGTGAAGCGGGTGAACAGCATCGAGCCCACCATCGGTGCCTTCTGCCTCTACATCGTGCTGAAGCCCCGTTCGCTCCCGTACATGGACCATAACATCTATCACTTCCGCACCTTGGACGATGTGTGGAAGGGGCAGGATTACCGCGAGGATGATTGGCCGCGCGGGTTCATGATCTCCATGGGGGAAAAGCCCGTGAAGGACGAATGGGCCGAGAACATGACGGTGATGACCTACATGAAATTCGAGGCCACGGCCCCATGGGCGGACAGCGTCAATACCGTGATCGACGTGAACGACCGCGGCCAGAGCTATGAGGAGTTCAAGGCGGAACATACCGAACGGTTGCTGAACGAAGTGTGCAAGCGGGTCCCTGCCTTGCGAGGCTGCATCGCCGAGGTATACGCATCCACTCCGTTGTCCTATCGCGATTACATCCATTGCGACAGCGGGGGCATGTACGGCTACGTGAAGGACGTGAACGCTCCGCTCCGCTCCTTCATCTCCTCGCGGACCAAGGTGCCCAACCTGTATATCACCGGGCAATGCACCAATATGCACGGCATCCTGGGCGTTACCATTTCCGCGATGCTCACGTGCTCGGACATACTGGGGAAAGGCACCATCTTGGAAAAGGTCCTGCAAGTGCCGGAGTCTTCGCAATCAGCATAA